ACCTTTCttaaataaagaagaaaaccaagaagaattgcCTCCCATTCTGTCAGTTCAGGACATTGACAGATTGACTAAACAACAATgccaaaaatatttaagagGATACAATACCCTGTTTCATTCAAACGAAACAACCAGGCTAAAGGAAAGTTGCGGGATGCGATAGGTTTACTGGTTAATTGTGACATCAACTATCTGTTTTCAACTTTCACCAACAACTAAAATAGTTCACTCCCATTATAAATCAAAGCTTCCCCTTCTTTCTTTGTAGTCTCtttttatattaaatatagtACATGTATATGTACGAGCTTTGAAGTAGTTTTGACCTGGAAAATTACTCGTACTCGAATGAAACATCGCAATCTAAGTCCCAAAAAGATGTAGGTGGTTGAACAACTGGTGCTAAATATGCTGCAGCTGCTGACCATACCATATCAAACCATAATTAAATTCACAATCGGAAACCTTCCATTTTGTATTGACAAGGGAATTGTTAATAACTTGTATCCGATCTAGTAGAGCCATCAACTCATCTTCACAGAGGTCTTCCACAAATCTAATAATTGTGATATGTGCGGATGGTGCATGGTAACGTGGTCGTATATCAACACCACACGAGGTTATAGAGTCAAATAGTTTCTGTCTATATTTAATGTGACTCCTATTAACAGAAGTAAATGTTAGTGCAATTGCATTTGCATCAAAGCAAATCAATGGATTGCTGAGTTCAGGTCCATCGTTAGCAACCGttattaattgatcaatatGTGACAGAAGGATATTCACGATCTCCTTTATGCTGTTTTTGGTAGATGTGTTATCAATCTCCAAAACTGACATATGCAAGTACTCGTTGGGAGTAAGCCATAGTGCTGAAGACTCCGGCACAGAATCTCTTAGCTTGTATTGAATGGAGGATATAAGAGATTTTACATTTTCAGCTGGACGTGAAATAATGCAGCATCCTAATCGATCGTCAGCCTCTTTCCCGGCAAGCACAGcatcaatattgattttagGATTAGACCTGAGATTTTCGAGTTGTTTGTGATTACGACTTAGTCGATACGCATCTTCGTCTATGTTATCTTTATACCGACGGGCAAGTTCTATATAAGGATTAATCATTTTTCTATCGGGAACTAATCTCTTATCGTAATTTTAAGATGTGCATGTAcaaaatgatttaatatgattctttccaataataCAACAGATACTGTACCAATAAGATAACAAAGATAACAAGTGGTTAAATGAAGaacttcaaatatttattcGTTGTGGCTTATCGGTTAATTTGtaaattgtttattatCTTATTTAAGATATCTCATTTCACgttatttttattcttcatcaaatatcCTCATTAATATTTAGTCAATATGAAGGATGGGATAAAGTCCGCTTTTGTTACAGGAGCTTCGTCGGGTATTGGATATAGTACTGCCATCGAATTAGCAAGTAGAGGGTATAGAGTTTTTGCTGGTGCAAGAAGATTAAAGGCTATGGAACCCTTGAAATCCCATGGTATCactatattgaattagatGTTACTTCGATAGAAAGTATTATTGCTGCCAAAGATCTCATTGAGGGAGAAACCAAAGGGTGTTTAGACATTCTTTTTAACAACGCTGGTGTACCTTGCAGAGCCCCTGCTTTTGATCTTGAAGAGGAATGGTTTCGCTTGTGCTTTGAGGTAAACGTATTCGGGCCTATGAGAACCGTCAAGGTATTTCATCCATTGTTAATCAAATCTAAAGGATTAATTGTGTTTACTGGATCTACTGCTGGATTGGTGCCCCTACCATTCAATACTgtatattcatcatcaaaagGTGCCATCCAGTCTTATGCAAATTGTTTGGCGCTCGAAGTACAACCCTTTGGAATCAAAGTGATCAATTTTGTAGCTGGTGCTGTCGAAACAGATATAGGTACAAATGATACTCATGACATACCAGAATCATCTgtattcatcattaatggTGAAAACGTTTTCGAAAATGACAAAGCTctcaaaaatttaaagaaaatgactTCTGAAGCCTTTGCAAAGAAAGCTGTTGACGATATCGAAAAAAGTTTGTCGAGTACACATCAGAACTTTTGGATGTCATACAGAGGAAAAGGTGCTAGCTTTGTTAAGCTTCTTGTCTCATATTTTCCTCGTTCTTTCTTAGTTTACGTCATTGTTAAATCTTTAGAGTTAAAGGATACATTTACtaaaataaaacagaaGTATGCTTAgagaaatgaaatttttagAGTAAAATTCAATGTCTAGTATAGGATACAATAACGTCATGAGTTAAacattgatgaaataatatgagtattatattatattgcaTTTGCTTGCTATGAACTTGTTATCTATTCCGCTGTTGAGTTTCAGAAATGGAATTgagatatttcaaatatttgtttaagTTTGAATAGAGAAATTTAAGGCTTATTGTATTTTAATACAGACATTATTCTTATATCATTTAGAGCAGAATGATTTTCCAAAACTTTCATAATCCTAAAATATGAAATGCTTAGAGTAATGATGCCAAAATTATAAACCACTTTAAAATTCCAATAGATAGTATATTGCGTCCGATCCGATATCTTttgatcaatattatacaGACAAGGAAATGGATGACAAGATGCGCTTACAAAATTTGTAATTTGATGCACAATTACAGTTACAGCTcgttattcaaaatgtaGAAATGTTGTCATAATTTATAAAGACGTCCagtaaaaatataaattatgattcataaatataacCTTTCAATAGTAGATCATAATAATAGACTTGCTCCAAATTAATCTTTTATGAAATCTCTTTCTTGAGCGATAATTCTCAAAgctaatttttttgaaaaatatcttgTTAATAAAAGATTTCCACCCATATACCAAAAGTTTGGATGACCGGAATCTCTGTACATAACTTTCGTTTCACCTTCATCATCGAGACCCCAAACAGGATTAAGTCTATCAGCGACTGTTGAACCGAAAATTTTTCGAGCACTCTctttcatatttgaatagcCAGTCGCTAAAACAACTATAGCTACGTTACCAATTGTAGAGCCATCTGAGAATACGACACCATCTTCAGTAAATTTGTGAATGCTCTGTCCATTCTTTActaaaatttttctttcagCAATTAGTCTAGAGCAGCCGACGTCAATATAATAACCACCACCTCTTCTTGAGTACTTACCAGGTAATCCAGTCCCACCATAACCATAATCTATATTAAAGCCAAcattttttaatgaatcGTGTAATTCTTTTTCCAAAGAAACAATTCTCCGAGTTTGTTGTTGTAACGTTaagttcaataatttccaAGGCATTGACTGAGAAAGTAAATCTGCGGTATCAATTGGTGGGCCACCTTCTTCGTAAAGCCCCTCGTTAGTTATTTCACCACCAACTTCTGCAGTGAAGATACATGTACTTGATCTTTGAACAAGTATTGGCTTAGCTCCCTGTTCGTAAAAATCTTGAGCTATATCATGACCAGAATTGCAACAACCAACAACCAATGCATTTTCACCTTGATACATTTTACCAGTAGAATGTTGAGAAGAGTGAACAATTTTTCCTTTAAATTTATGCTGATCTTCAAACGATGGAATATTTGGCTCACCTGAATGGCCGGTTGCCATTATGACATGCTTTGGTCTCAAAGTGTCCATTTTTCCACTATCATTATCTATAACTTTGACTATCCACGTTGAtttgtcttcttcaaaatcagcACCTACAACAGTCTTGTTTGCCCAGAAGCTTAATTCCATATTCTTAGCATAATTCTCAAACCAGTCTCCTAATTTATCCTTGGGAGTAAATATTGGCCATGTATCTGGAAAGTTCATGTACGCTAAGTGATCGGCCCAAACTGGATCATGTAGGACTAAAAACTTATAGCGATTCCTCCAATTATCAccaatatttggatttttttcaacaattaaCGTGTCCACCCCCATACATTTCAATCTTGCTGCTATATTCAACCCACTTTGACCGCCTCCGACGACCAAAACAGTTGGCTGTTTGGAGCTGTCTCCCCAGATAAAATCTTTTTCTCGATTTTCTAACCACGAAGTTCTTGCTTTATGTTGTCCATGATTGACACCTTCAGGTCTGTTAAAACCAAGCTGCTCTTCATTACCTTTAATACTTTCAAGACCAGTGTAGACTGAATAAGctatcaatttattatcaacagGAATCAACCTGATTACCCCGCTACCCTTTCCATAGCAATTGTCAAAATTAACAATGAATTGTACCAACTGAATAGGTATTGGCTGTTCTCCAGTAGAATCCTGAATAGTGGCGATGCTAATGCTGTTATCGTATCTCAAATCCGCAGTCCGATTaatctgaaaattttgtaGTTGAAAATATGGAATTTGCTTACTTAGGAAGTCTTTAATCTGTCCTAAATCACTATATTGATGGAAATCCCAACTAAGACATAAGTGGTCCTTCCAAAATGAATGGGGTGCAAAAATACTATCCAATTCGTTAATATTTGATGTAGGGGATTCACTAATATCCTCAAGAACTTTTGAGAATTTCGCAACCCATTCAGAAACAAGTTGCAATAAATCagaattcttcaaaatttcagGCGTCGGCTTCATCTTTCCATACACCTGCGCTATGGGAATATCATTGTCGCAGGGATCGTACACCAATTTGGGGTTCACTTGACCTGCAATATCGGTAGTTGTTTGAGAAGACGTTTTGTATGTCAGCTTAACTGACGCTTGAAATTCACCTTCCAACATTACTGGATAAGagaaaaaaattacaattatttcaaaCAATTTATGACTAAAATATTAGACTTTGAGGTTACTTTATAGGCATAGAATCTGTACTCTTCGAATGGGGGAGAAAAGGAGAATCTAGTTCCGTTAGTGGAAAGTGCGGGTATATTGCTTCGGTagttttcatttttacACTTGGTTTACTCAATATCAACACTCCGATAATTTTACCACGTTagtattatttatttacaCCGTGGTTTGGCGTGCGAAAGAGATATACAATAAGCAATTCGATTCTGCTTAGGCACGAACAGTCAGCAATGAATTTTACCACTTAAAGCTTGGAACAAGATTAAACATCAGTCGTGGATAGTTCATATATTTGCAGCAGTTTACATTTAGGAAATACGGCGTCATCGTACATATTGGccataataaaaaatatgttcatattgttttatatttattcaatagTTATCTAATGAAtgcaaatatatatatgaatatatattgaaatggGAATTGTTTACAACGGACCATGTCCATTGGAACAGAAAATTGATCTTCAAGGGAGAGATTCTGCTGAACTAGCTGCAGATCTTCATCGCTATACCGAATATCAAGCTGATAGACAGAGGGTAATTTCTATTGTCTCATCATCAACCTCAATATTTGCCGGGTTGGTAGGGATATACTTCTTCTTGGCTATATCAGATAGAAAGCGTATATTCAGGCATCATTTGATTATCCTTTTGATTCTATATGATTGGATGAAGGCCATATGCTTGCTATTGTACCCCGTACGAGTTTTGGTAACATCAAAGGCTTATTACGACGTAGGGTTTTGCAGGGTTGTTGGGTTTTTTACagcattttcaattgaaggCTCTGATCTCGCAATAATTAGCTTTGCTATTCACCTAGCCTTGTTGGTTTATAGACCGAACGACAGAATCAAAAGAGGAATTAATTATGAAGGAGGTTTATACCGCTACAGGTACATAGTTTATCCCGTGGAGATATTACTTCCAATTGTGCTAGCTTCATTAGCTTTCATTGATAACTTAGGGTATACACCGTTAACCAATTGGTGTTATATTCCAAGCCGTCCAATCTGGTACAGATTAGTCTTGAGTTGGATCCCTCGATATATAATCATGGTTTCCATAATCATCATATACATATGCATATATCAACATGTGACGAAACAATATAGTAGTGTTGGCAGAATAGTTGGTGACAATACTATTGAATCTACAATGAAACAAAAGCTTCGAAACTTTATGGGATTTTTAATGTTTTTCAAGTTCAGTCTTACCGATGATGAAATtcataatacaaataatggACTACAGAGGGgcaatataaataatgagACTGTTCAACAATTTAAAACTAGGCGGATTCAAACGCAAAAACAAATGAGGGCGATATTCATATACCCTATATCGTACATTTTTTTATGGGTTTTTCCCACAATAGTTCACGGAATGGACTTCCGATATGGGCTTTCTATTCACCCATATGTATGGCTAAATGGAATTGCTGCGTTTATGCAACCATTTAATTGTACTGTTGATACTCTTGTGTTTTTGATAAGAGAAAAACCTTGGAGAATCACTACCCTTAAGGTTGATTCATCTTTAACTGAAAACTACAAGTATCCCTGGTGGAGAAGATTGCTTTCTTTTTTACCATTATTTAGATTACCTGGATCATTGGAATCTCGGCGgttaaattatttagatTCTAAGAACGAGATTAGCACGTCAGAGAATGCCAATTCTCACGAGATTTCAAGCATTCCTTCAGATACAAACAACACAGGCAATATCAGAAATGTGTTTAGAAGGAACTATCAGCCTGCAATCATAGGTAATATTATGTCTTCCAGATTGACTGATTCAGGTATTGCTACTTTACAAGGTGGAAGAACAGggaataatgaaattataactaataatgaagatcAAGTAAAGCAGCCAAATATCATACGTATATCTAATAGTAATCAACCGTTACATGTGGCTACAGATGAGGTTGGTTTGGAAGATTTTCTTAAGGCTGGACCTAGGGAAGAAATAGGTCCATAAAATCAATGAGGGtaatattccaattggtataacaaaataataggtagtagaagaaaaaattctCATTCATCTACGAATGGCTTAAATTTATAGATACTTGTTTACAATTcgaattcttctttgataaatcgAAATGATGCATTGTACATACAgtttgatttgaatttcttaGCATAACTAATGTTTAGATTAAGAATCAATTTGCGTATTTTAGACTAAGTGCGACACTGTTGAATATCTGCATAAATGGCATTTTTTTGTACCAGGGATATTTCTTAACAAGATCTGTTTTCATGTGATGTCGTTCGTACATACCAGGCCAAAATTAACGGTTGTATGTTAAAATAAGCACTTGCACTATCTCAAGACAATAAATCCAAGACTATCTATCGCGATGCCTATTTGCATTGGTAGTTAATGTTTTCTTACTTGCCGATTTTACTCCAGAATTTTAACTTAGTTCAAATTGATATGCCTTACGCCATCCCTTTAATAGCATATAATGTATTTCTTATCCATAATTTTCTACtaaaaaaatatctttTAATTAGGCATTAGAATGAAAAACTATTAAAGCAGCTGATTTTACCCCAACTTTTAAAAGTGTAAacgaattatttttatcgCCTTAGAAGCTCTTTCAGGATATAACAACAGCGAATGTTGATAGAAATTCAATTGGGATCTCAATTCTATAGTATCTGTACTTAATGACTTGAATGACACATTCTAACGTATATCTTCTAATCATTGCAgtacaattttttttttgccTATTTAGGTAAATAATGCgatcaaataaatttcctAATAAAGAACAAAGTATCTTTAATTGCATAACTTAAGTTGACGTATGCAGCATTATCACAAGAACGACCCTTTCCTCCAATAACAATTGAAGATCTTAACGTCCGTAGCAGCAAGTTAAGATGTCgtaaaagaaaatttagaTGGGGTTATAGTtactttttattttttattattctatAACCATAAATGTACATTAGATCTGATTTTTAAACGAACAAAGAAGTATATTCAAGGCAATGAGAGTGacataatcaaatttatccAAAGCCGTATTACTATTTAATTACCTAGAGGCCCATGTAATAAATGCATTTTTCTGTAAATTATACAAACTTTAATTAAAATGAGATTTATTGGACTTATTTTTGCTGTATTGgcaattataaaatttaatttagCAGCCCCCCTTATTTCCTCTGAGGTGAAGGCTTCTAATGAATATGGAACtagagaaatattatcagatGCTGTGCCAAAAAGAGAAGATTTCAATAgcatatttgaagaagatgaaagcTTAGTCAAGAGAGATGTTGCAGTAATTACAGAATTCTTTACTGCACTTAATAAAAGCGATTTAGTTGTTCCAGTTGTGAAAATATTGGCaacaaacaaaataacTGAACCTTTGTTAGTTCAGGCCATTGTTGCTTTTCTTAAAACCCAGAATTTGGCTGATTTGCTTCATTCAGTGGACGAGTCTGGACTCGCCGTTGATATCGTCCTTAAAGTGTTACAGGATTCAACTTTTTTCCCTGGGTTATTTAATATTGTCAATGGCTTGAGAACTGGAGCGACTACTACACCTTCTAAGAGCTCATTGGACACTGGAGCGTTAACATCTGCTTTAAGCCCTATCGTTCTGACATACAGCAAATACTCGGGTTTGAGTTCAAGTCTTAATTCGGCATTGGACAGTCTTGGAATACTGACCTCTAGTAATTCTGGACTCTTATCGGTCTTGAATCCAGCTTTATCTTCTGTTGGTATAAAAAAGGGATCTACAGGTTCTACAAGTGGCGCTTCGACCTCTAGTTTAAACAAATCGTCGGCAAAGGCATCGTCAACAAGTTCCACAAAAGCCACTTCTACAACGGCTACATCAAGTACTACGTCATCACTGTCGTCATCGCTGTCATCATCGctgtcatcatcatcttcaggATACCTTGCCAGTCTTCTTGCGAAGATTAAAGCGTCTTTCAAAAAGCGCGATAGTGCTGccaatattatcaaaaaaagGGACAATAAAGTTTTAGATAGTCTAATGGAATCTTTGGAAAAATCTGGATTAGCAATGTCAGTTGTATATCTGATTGCCACTGATCCTGATATGGCACCTTTTGCAAGAGATTTAATAACCCAGATTGTTAAAAAACAGGCTATCACATTGGATGGATTACTGCTGGCTTTAGATAGCacgaatttattgaatgacGCAATCATTGACTCTCTCTCAAGTCCAAAGCTTGGTATAACTATCAACTAGTCccatttcaatttttctattCAGTTATCGTCTTAatctttttattgaattttttacTGTTCCTCAAGAACCTTTAAAATAAATGTGTACGAATATATCCATAATTCTCTGTCAAAATTGTAGTAAGGACATCATTATGTTGCAAAAGAAGTGGTTTATAATAATCATGTAATTCTTATTATGTCAAACTTAAAGTTATGTTTTATTTGGGTTAGTGGTTGAAACATATTCAAGAAGGGTATCACAACTCCTGAAGATGACGATACTACATGCGtgtaaaataatattaatgaaatctATTagtataaaatatataattatgaaatattttgaaattaattaagGGGGTAATATAAATGCTATGTACATTTTAAGCACACGTTATTGCAATAGCAATATGAAATACGAAATACGAAATagtttatttttgattttcgCTATCCTTTACACCTGTATCTTCAGGAGTGTAAGCATATTTGGAATAAGTCCTGATCTTTGCACCGTAGAAGTAGAATCCATATGGAATGGCACAACATGCTAATGAGATAAATGCCATTAAACTACTAGCCCATTGATAACCTAATCTGTGATACATTTGAATGGTGAATAAAGGAACACACGCACCCCAAATCGATCTGACTAATGTTTTAGCTGCTAATCCACTAGCAGCATAATGTTGATaagaatcaacaatataattattggcTGGGTTATACAAGCAGCAGAACCCAAATCCAGCACCAATACCACTGAAACAAGGTCCTGCCCACGAAATACTAGGATAAGAGGACCATGCAAATGAAAACAAACTAGCAGGCACGAACCAACAACTGATCATCATAGGAATTAATCTTAATTCGGGTGGTGGTAATTCTCCTCTGTCTCTATAGACTTGAGCTCTCTTATTGTAATCTTTATTAATCAATGGGGCACAAGCTGTAGCAATAAGCACACCAACGCCGATTGGAATAAACATAATGCCAATCTTGGAATCACTCCAGCCCTTACCTTCACCGAAGACAATAGGGTATGCAAAGAAGAACATGTACAATAATCCGTAAATGACTGACATATATAAGGTCATCAAAAACACAATTAATTCGGACAATAATATGAATGGACGTAAAAAGGAATCATTACAAACTTGCTTGAACGTCTTGATCTTTAATTCCGAAATTGCTCTGTATCTGTCATCCCCAGTATCCTTTCTCAACTTCTTAGCTCTCCTTTTTAAGAGTGTTTGGTGGTGAGTCTCAGGAAGGACAgcaacaaaaataatatagaaaaaaCCAGCAATGATCAAGAAAGTCCAGTAGATCCATCTCCAAGTATCTGCATAGTCACCAAGTAAACCACCAAAA
This is a stretch of genomic DNA from Debaryomyces hansenii CBS767 chromosome G complete sequence. It encodes these proteins:
- a CDS encoding DEHA2G00528p (weakly similar to uniprot|Q7RW82 Neurospora crassa NCU03851.1 predicted protein); the protein is MINPYIELARRYKDNIDEDAYRLSRNHKQLENLRSNPKINIDAVLAGKEADDRLGCCIISRPAENVKSLISSIQYKLRDSVPESSALWLTPNEYLHMSVLEIDNTSTKNSIKEIVNILSSHIDQLITVANDGPELSNPLICFDANAIALTFTSVNRSHIKYRQKLFDSITSCGVDIRPRYHAPSAHITIIRFVEDLCEDELMALLDRIQVINNSLVNTKWKVSDCEFNYGLIWYGQQSQHI
- a CDS encoding DEHA2G00550p (similar to uniprot|Q75BZ7 Ashbya gossypii ACR122C ACR122Cp); protein product: MLEGEFQASVKSTYKTSSQTTTDIAGQVNPKLVYDPCDNDIPIAQVYGKMKPTPEILKNSDLLQLVSEWVAKFSKVLEDISESPTSNINELDSIFAPHSFWKDHLCLSWDFHQYSDLGQIKDFLSKQIPYFQLQNFQINRTADLRYDNSISIATIQDSTGEQPIPIQLVQFIVNFDNCYGKGSGVIRLIPVDNKLIAYSVYTGLESIKGNEEQLGFNRPEGVNHGQHKARTSWLENREKDFIWGDSSKQPTVLVVGGGQSGLNIAARLKCMGVDTLIVEKNPNIGDNWRNRYKFLVLHDPVWADHLAYMNFPDTWPIFTPKDKLGDWFENYAKNMELSFWANKTVVGADFEEDKSTWIVKVIDNDSGKMDTLRPKHVIMATGHSGEPNIPSFEDQHKFKGKIVHSSQHSTGKMYQGENALVVGCCNSGHDIAQDFYEQGAKPILVQRSSTCIFTAEVGGEITNEGLYEEGGPPIDTADLLSQSMPWKLLNLTLQQQTRRIVSLEKELHDSLKNVGFNIDYGYGGTGLPGKYSRRGGGYYIDVGCSRLIAERKILVKNGQSIHKFTEDGVVFSDGSTIGNVAIVVLATGYSNMKESARKIFGSTVADRLNPVWGLDDEGETKVMYRDSGHPNFWYMGGNLLLTRYFSKKLALRIIAQERDFIKD
- a CDS encoding DEHA2G00572p (some similarities with uniprot|Q12361 Saccharomyces cerevisiae YDL035C GPR1 Plasma membrane G-protein coupled receptor that interacts with the heterotrimeric G protein alpha subunit Gpa2p and with Plc1p), translating into MGIVYNGPCPLEQKIDLQGRDSAELAADLHRYTEYQADRQRVISIVSSSTSIFAGLVGIYFFLAISDRKRIFRHHLIILLILYDWMKAICLLLYPVRVLVTSKAYYDVGFCRVVGFFTAFSIEGSDLAIISFAIHLALLVYRPNDRIKRGINYEGGLYRYRYIVYPVEILLPIVLASLAFIDNLGYTPLTNWCYIPSRPIWYRLVLSWIPRYIIMVSIIIIYICIYQHVTKQYSSVGRIVGDNTIESTMKQKLRNFMGFLMFFKFSLTDDEIHNTNNGLQRGNINNETVQQFKTRRIQTQKQMRAIFIYPISYIFLWVFPTIVHGMDFRYGLSIHPYVWLNGIAAFMQPFNCTVDTLVFLIREKPWRITTLKVDSSLTENYKYPWWRRLLSFLPLFRLPGSLESRRLNYLDSKNEISTSENANSHEISSIPSDTNNTGNIRNVFRRNYQPAIIGNIMSSRLTDSGIATLQGGRTGNNEIITNNEDQVKQPNIIRISNSNQPLHVATDEVGLEDFLKAGPREEIGP
- a CDS encoding DEHA2G00594p (no similarity); translation: MRFIGLIFAVLAIIKFNLAAPLISSEVKASNEYGTREILSDAVPKREDFNSIFEEDESLVKRDVAVITEFFTALNKSDLVVPVVKILATNKITEPLLVQAIVAFLKTQNLADLLHSVDESGLAVDIVLKVLQDSTFFPGLFNIVNGLRTGATTTPSKSSLDTGALTSALSPIVSTYSKYSGLSSSLNSALDSLGISTSSNSGLLSVLNPALSSVGIKKGSTGSTSGASTSSLNKSSAKASSTSSTKATSTTATSSTTSSSSSSSSSSSSSSSSGYLASLLAKIKASFKKRDSAANIIKKRDNKVLDSLMESLEKSGLAMSVVYSIATDPDMAPFARDLITQIVKKQAITLDGLSSALDSTNLLNDAIIDSLSSPKLGITIN
- a CDS encoding DEHA2G00616p (similar to uniprot|P53283 Saccharomyces cerevisiae YGR138C TPO2 Polyamine transport protein); this translates as MTSSEFHDNNSTTIDDASISSEKVNRFEGNDVQPNSLKNRSRSNSRGEDKESLERLITNNRGVERIITELEAGAGKLGDLEEPYDIKKIETHPDPNSTLNEQDPWKYPIDQETGLRLVEFVPGDEKNPMNKSNPLKWCYTAVLGAICFVVALGSAIVTGDIGGQVEYFQVSEEVVILATVTMFVLGFGFGPCVFAPVSEELGRQPVYVVTLFLGLVFIIPCALAKNIGTMIVCRLIDGLAFSAPMCLIGGSLADIWDAKERGAAMAIFSAAPFLGPVMGPIFGGLLGDYADTWRWIYWTFLIIAGFFYIIFVAVLPETHHQTLLKRRAKKLRKDTGDDRYRAISELKIKTFKQVCNDSFLRPFILLSELIVFLMTLYMSVIYGLLYMFFFAYPIVFGEGKGWSDSKIGIMFIPIGVGVLIATACAPLINKDYNKRAQVYRDRGELPPPELRLIPMMISCWFVPASLFSFAWSSYPSISWAGPCFSGIGAGFGFCCLYNPANNYIVDSYQHYAASGLAAKTLVRSIWGACVPLFTIQMYHRLGYQWASSLMAFISLACCAIPYGFYFYGAKIRTYSKYAYTPEDTGVKDSENQK